Proteins encoded in a region of the Diabrotica virgifera virgifera chromosome 4, PGI_DIABVI_V3a genome:
- the LOC126883107 gene encoding uncharacterized protein LOC126883107, with product MVNLALKYLRLATKRNNTKLDIWFISQCLNHKVIPNFCRVKTSKNVPPNIRSSLQVKLMKKEICNHYGKLNYLNCQLKVMYDSLLEIIGFININNFMSDVQDKVEISNSIKFNRVNNKLIKLIQAKTLLDQASDVRDVRKFSDFKFHPRIKNLTNINFSKDEIQLLNYGLKHSVPKDFSIKDIENLSIETDIVIENLSVTLSDRTSIRNSCYRFLNKFKTKIDSSNNSSFSHSLSSKKANSFLKSLKSIKQKITNHQLIFSKADKGNCLVILERDLYNNKVTSFLESNHFTSITVDPTKRFITKLKDNIKQFSDFFTEFDAPYSKIPSNPLVPRLYGLPKIHKVDMPIRPVVSFINTPVSILSKFLLKTIKNLINFTPQFSVSNTYQLVEKLQLINLNPNITMLSFDVSNLFTSVPKNETISLVKTLLINKVIQPHIISSIIDILQICLSQDFFIFNNNFYKQPDGLAMGSCLSPFLADVFMDHLESNYIMKNPEVLHWFRYVDDCLVFVDGQQDSANHLLFKINQIHPNIKFTMELESSNAINFLDLSITRLNNQFNFGIYRKPTQTDHVIHSSSNHPLSHKYSAFRSFIHRLHTLPLSTAEFNKELNIIKQIAVNNDYNPNIIDKLIRKRESNRLQQLAYNSNPVITPIYRSLPFHNTVISEKIKHILCSSDNVHISFKVNNTLNKTLSNTKDPINFMNRSGVYRLSCSDCDASYVGRTYRSLSTRAAEHTKRDNTSAFSHHLKVNKHHLNIPDGVTLIHNIQDKNTLRLDLYEDLEIVRDARTSPNCVNRQLSLNRDFTPIHRQLFP from the coding sequence ATGGTCAACTTGGCTCTTAAGTACTTGCGGCTAGCTACAAAGAGGAACAACActaaattggatatatggttcataTCTCAATGCCTTAATCACAAAGTCATTCCAAATTTTTGCAGAGtaaaaacatcaaaaaatgtaCCTCCAAACATCAGGAGCTCACTACAAGTTAAATTAATGAAGAAGGAGATATGTAACCACTATGGAAAATTAAACTACCTCAACTGTCAACTTAAGGTAATGTATGATTCTTTGCTCGAAATAATAGGTTTTatcaatattaataactttatgtcAGATGTTCAGGATAAGGTGGAGATTTCTaattcaattaaatttaatagagttaataacaaattaattaaacttattcAAGCCAAAACTTTGCTCGATCAAGCTTCAGATGTCAGAGATGTCAGAAAGTTTTCAGATTTCAAATTCCATCCCCGTATAAAGAACCTCACCAACATTAATTTTTCCAAAGACGAAATACAATTGCTCAACTACGGTCTTAAACACTCAGTCCCCAAAGATTTTTCAATCAAAGATATAGAGAACCTTTCTATCGAGACAGACATAGTTATCGAAAATCTCTCCGTAACCCTTTCAGACAGAACATCTATCAGAAACTCTTGTTACCGCTTTCTCAACAAATTCAAAACTAAAATTGATTCTTCCAATAACTCTTCTTTCTCACATAGTCTTTCTTCCAAAAAAGCCAACTCTTTTCTTAAgtcattaaaatcaattaaacaaaaaattacaaaccatcaATTAATTTTCAgtaaagcagacaaaggtaactgTCTTGTCATCCTTGAACGTGACTTATATAACAACAAAGTCACATCTTTCTTAGAGAGCAACCATTTTACTTCTATAACAGTAGATCCTACAAAAAGATTTATCACTAAACTTAAAGACAACATCAAAcaattttctgattttttcacTGAATTTGATGCTCCATACAGCAAAATTCCTAGCAACCCTTTAGTTCCAAGGTTGTATGGTTTGCCAAAAATACACAAAGTTGACATGCCTATACGCCCCGTTGTTAGCTTCATTAATACTCCAGTTTCTATCTTATCTAAATttctattaaaaacaataaaaaacttaattaactTCACTCCTCAATTTTCAGTTTCTAACACTTACCAATtggttgaaaaacttcaactcaTCAATCTGAATCCAAACATTactatgctttcttttgatgttagcaacctatttacttcagtacccaaaaatgaaacaattagTCTGGTAAAAACTCTCCTAATCAATAAGGTTATTCAACCCCATATCATTTCTTCGATAATAGATATTCTACAAATTTGTCTATCACaagatttctttatttttaacaataatttctataaacaaccagatggtttagcaatgggtagttgcttatccccctttctagctgatgtttttatggatcatttagaatccaattatatcatgaaaaatcctgaaGTTCTACATTGGTTCCGTTACGTAGATGATTGTCTCGTTTTTGTGGATGGTCAGCAAGACTCAGCTAATCACCTTTTATTCAAAATCAATCAAATCCATCCCAATATCAAATTTACTATGGAACTAGAATCATCTAATGCCATTAATTTTTTAGACCTTTCCATTACCAGACTCAACAACCAGTTCAACTTTGGTATTTACCGCAAGCCTACTCAAACtgatcatgttatccattcttCATCCAACCACCCACTGTCTCATAAATATTCTGCTTTTAGGAGTTTCATCCATAGACTACATACACTACCTCTATCTACAGCTGAATTTAACAAGGAACttaatataatcaaacaaatagCAGTCAACAATGATTACAACCCTAATATAATCGACAAGCTCATCCGGAAAAGAGAATCCAATCGTCTTCAGCAACTAGCTTACAATTCAAACCCAGTCATCACACCAATCTATAGGTCCCTACCTTTTCATAATACTGTCATATCTGAGAAGATCAAACACATTCTCTGTTCTTCGGACAATGTCCACATatcatttaaagtcaataacactCTCAACAAAACATTATCTAACACTAAAGATCCAATCAActttatgaatcgtagtggtgtttacagATTATCTTGTTccgattgtgatgcctcttatgTAGGAAGAACCTATAGATCACTGTCTACTAGAGCAGCAGAGCACACTAAACGTGACAATACATCAGCTTTCTCTCACCATCTCAAAGTCAACAAACACCACCTTAACATCCCAGATGGTGTGACTTtgattcataacatccaagataagaatacccttcgtttagacctatatgaggatttagagattgtcagggacgcaaggacaagtccaaactgtgttaaccgtcaactttctcttaaccgtgatttcacccccattcatagacaattatttccataa